In a genomic window of Aeromicrobium panaciterrae:
- a CDS encoding FtsW/RodA/SpoVE family cell cycle protein: MTTPAWVPRKRRGAEFFLTVLAVTIGISAYAAVGLGVEGTIPGDTYKLGFALIVVAVATHLIVRRVAPYADPVLVPLVIALNGLGLAMIYRLDLGRQQVNADRQAFANGQLVWTAIGIAAFAAILILVRDHRRLQTLTYTFGAVAILLLILPLMPGIGRTINGARIWINLGPFSFQPGEAAKVCLAIFFAGYLVVKRDALALAGRRIAGIDLPRGRDLGPILAGWLISVGILIFQRDLGSSLLFFGLFVVMLYVATERAGWLVVGAVLFVLGAYFGYLAFGHVRVRFDAWLDPFGDPDRNGQIINGLFGLAHGGVLGQGWGLGSPQLTPFSFSDFIAASMGEELGLAGLMAILMIYGLIVERGLRIALTCRDAFGKLLAAGLAFSFALQVFVVIGGVTRLIPLTGLTTPFMAQGGSSIVMNWVIIGLLLRISDQTRRPAPEISTFEHDEETQVVKR; the protein is encoded by the coding sequence ATGACCACGCCCGCATGGGTGCCTCGCAAGCGCCGGGGGGCCGAGTTCTTTCTCACCGTCTTGGCGGTGACGATCGGGATCTCTGCATATGCGGCCGTAGGACTTGGGGTCGAGGGCACCATCCCGGGTGACACCTACAAGCTCGGCTTCGCTCTGATCGTCGTCGCCGTCGCCACGCACCTGATCGTGCGTCGCGTCGCCCCGTACGCCGATCCGGTGCTGGTCCCGCTCGTCATCGCACTCAACGGCCTCGGCCTTGCGATGATCTACCGCCTCGACCTCGGCCGACAGCAGGTCAACGCTGATCGCCAAGCGTTCGCCAACGGCCAGCTCGTCTGGACTGCGATCGGTATCGCCGCCTTCGCCGCAATCCTGATCCTTGTACGTGACCACCGCCGACTGCAGACACTGACCTACACGTTCGGCGCCGTCGCCATCCTGCTACTGATCCTCCCGCTGATGCCCGGCATCGGCCGCACCATCAACGGCGCACGCATCTGGATCAACCTCGGACCGTTCAGCTTCCAGCCTGGTGAGGCGGCGAAGGTATGCCTCGCGATCTTCTTCGCGGGCTATCTCGTCGTCAAGCGTGATGCGCTCGCCCTGGCGGGCCGCCGTATTGCCGGCATCGACCTGCCCCGCGGTCGCGACCTCGGCCCGATCCTGGCCGGCTGGCTCATCAGCGTCGGCATCCTGATCTTCCAGCGCGACCTTGGGTCGTCGCTGCTGTTCTTCGGCTTGTTCGTCGTGATGCTCTACGTCGCCACCGAGCGCGCCGGATGGCTGGTCGTTGGTGCCGTGCTGTTCGTCCTCGGTGCCTACTTCGGCTACCTGGCCTTCGGCCACGTACGCGTCCGATTCGACGCCTGGCTCGATCCCTTCGGCGACCCGGACCGCAACGGCCAGATCATCAACGGGCTGTTCGGTCTGGCGCACGGTGGTGTGCTCGGCCAAGGCTGGGGTCTGGGCAGTCCACAACTGACCCCGTTCTCGTTCTCCGACTTCATCGCCGCGTCGATGGGTGAAGAGCTCGGACTCGCTGGCCTGATGGCCATCCTGATGATCTACGGACTCATCGTCGAGCGCGGTCTCCGCATCGCACTGACCTGCCGTGATGCCTTCGGCAAGCTCCTTGCAGCGGGCCTCGCGTTCTCGTTCGCGCTTCAGGTGTTCGTCGTCATCGGCGGCGTCACCCGGCTCATCCCACTGACGGGTCTGACGACGCCCTTCATGGCGCAAGGCGGCTCATCGATTGTCATGAACTGGGTGATCATCGGCCTACTGCTGCGCATCAGCGACCAGACACGTCGACCGGCGCCTGAGATCTCCACGTTCGAGCACGACGAGGAGACGCAGGTGGTGAAGCGATGA
- a CDS encoding penicillin-binding protein 2 produces the protein MNRPIRNIAIAALVLFMALLVNVNYVQFVQADSLNAKTGNKRVINEEFSRDRGPILVSGKPIAESVKSKDEYKFQRRYPDGKLYAPITGYFSYIFGNDRGIENTENGVLSGSDNRLFVNRVVDLVSNKQPKGGSVELTIDPLAQKTAASGLEALGEDTKGAVAAIDPQTGAILAMVTQPSYNPNRLASHDFSEVQKAWEQLTTSPNRPMSNRAAQEVLPPGSTFKLVTAAAALENLDMDPSDKVKGGRSLSFPGTSFKLPNQDGGNCGGDPITLERALNVSCNVSFGSLALKIGQEKLAEQAEKFGFGTTPLTQLPSNASRFAPVDRPLERTELALSGIGQFEVAATPLQMAMVTAAVANDGNVMKPYVVKTVRSPNLSILDQAKPERISEAMSPSNAAKLRRMLISTVDVGTATSARIPGVEVGGKTGTAQSTPDRPPYAWFVAFAPADNPKVAVAVLVESTDIGRDEISGGRLAGPIARAVIEAVLGK, from the coding sequence ATGAATCGCCCCATTCGCAATATCGCCATCGCCGCCCTCGTGCTCTTCATGGCGCTGCTGGTCAACGTCAACTACGTGCAGTTCGTTCAGGCCGACAGCCTCAACGCGAAGACCGGCAACAAGCGCGTCATCAACGAGGAGTTCTCGCGCGATCGCGGTCCGATCCTCGTCAGCGGCAAGCCCATCGCCGAGAGCGTGAAGAGCAAGGACGAATACAAGTTCCAGCGCCGCTACCCCGACGGGAAGCTGTACGCGCCGATCACGGGCTACTTCTCCTACATCTTCGGCAACGACCGGGGCATCGAGAACACCGAGAACGGTGTGCTCTCCGGCAGCGACAACCGTCTCTTCGTCAACCGAGTCGTCGACCTCGTCTCCAACAAACAACCCAAGGGCGGCAGCGTTGAACTGACGATCGACCCGCTGGCGCAGAAGACCGCAGCGAGTGGGCTCGAGGCACTCGGCGAAGACACCAAGGGAGCCGTCGCCGCGATTGACCCCCAGACCGGCGCCATCCTCGCCATGGTGACCCAGCCGTCGTACAACCCGAACCGACTCGCCAGTCACGACTTCAGCGAGGTCCAGAAGGCGTGGGAGCAGCTGACCACCAGCCCGAACCGGCCGATGTCCAACCGTGCGGCGCAAGAAGTTCTGCCACCCGGATCGACCTTCAAGCTCGTCACCGCCGCCGCTGCCCTCGAGAACCTCGACATGGATCCCAGCGACAAGGTCAAGGGTGGCCGCAGCCTGTCGTTCCCCGGTACGTCGTTCAAACTCCCCAACCAGGACGGCGGCAACTGCGGCGGCGACCCCATCACCCTTGAACGCGCCCTCAACGTCTCGTGCAATGTCAGCTTCGGCTCCCTCGCGCTCAAGATCGGCCAGGAAAAGCTCGCTGAGCAGGCGGAGAAGTTCGGCTTCGGCACCACACCGCTGACACAGCTGCCGTCCAACGCAAGCCGGTTCGCGCCCGTCGATCGGCCGCTGGAGCGCACCGAGCTGGCACTCTCCGGCATCGGCCAGTTCGAGGTCGCCGCGACTCCGCTGCAGATGGCCATGGTCACCGCGGCCGTCGCGAACGACGGCAACGTCATGAAGCCGTACGTCGTGAAGACCGTACGGTCGCCCAACCTCAGCATTCTCGATCAGGCCAAGCCTGAGCGGATTAGTGAAGCGATGAGTCCGTCCAACGCGGCGAAACTTCGCCGGATGCTGATCAGCACGGTCGACGTCGGTACGGCAACATCGGCTCGTATCCCCGGAGTCGAGGTCGGCGGCAAGACCGGTACGGCTCAGTCGACACCGGATCGCCCGCCCTACGCGTGGTTCGTAGCGTTCGCACCTGCCGACAACCCCAAGGTCGCCGTAGCCGTTCTCGTCGAGTCCACCGACATTGGTCGAGACGAGATCTCGGGTGGCCGACTCGCCGGGCCGATCGCCCGAGCCGTCATCGAAGCGGTGCTCGGCAAATGA